Proteins from a single region of Haloterrigena alkaliphila:
- a CDS encoding HalOD1 output domain-containing protein — MSQIQTVETESRSVSQAVIDAVAAVEGTPPTELTPPLYDVVDPEALENVFAGKASLGKVVFNYNSYEVSVEADGHVAVEDHAR, encoded by the coding sequence ATGAGTCAGATTCAGACCGTCGAGACGGAGAGTCGGAGCGTCAGTCAGGCAGTAATAGATGCAGTAGCTGCCGTTGAGGGTACTCCACCCACGGAATTAACACCGCCACTGTACGACGTCGTTGACCCCGAGGCGTTGGAGAACGTGTTCGCTGGGAAGGCATCTCTGGGGAAGGTGGTGTTCAACTACAACAGTTACGAGGTTAGTGTGGAGGCCGATGGCCATGTCGCCGTCGAGGACCACGCTCGATAA
- a CDS encoding Lrp/AsnC family transcriptional regulator, producing MASEELDSVDKGILYLLQEDARNNTTNAIGEQVGVSSSTVANRITKLEEGGVITGYHPTIDYEQTGMGHHLLIIATVPIDDQEEIVDDLVHVPGVVSVSELLTNNANLSIELVGQNKQEIEKSIGEMSGLGVDIERMDLLKRIRAFPYNHFGKEFTNEDDTG from the coding sequence ATGGCCTCGGAGGAACTTGACTCGGTTGACAAAGGGATCCTGTATCTCTTGCAGGAAGATGCCAGGAATAACACGACGAACGCCATCGGGGAACAGGTCGGCGTCTCGTCCAGCACGGTCGCCAATCGTATCACCAAGCTCGAAGAGGGCGGCGTTATCACGGGATATCACCCAACGATCGACTACGAGCAAACGGGGATGGGCCATCACTTGCTCATCATAGCGACGGTTCCAATTGATGACCAAGAGGAGATCGTTGACGACCTCGTTCATGTCCCCGGTGTGGTGAGTGTCAGTGAGTTATTAACGAATAACGCAAACCTCTCAATTGAGTTGGTCGGGCAGAACAAGCAAGAAATTGAGAAGAGCATCGGTGAGATGAGCGGGTTGGGCGTCGATATCGAGCGTATGGATCTACTGAAGCGGATTCGAGCGTTCCCCTACAATCACTTTGGAAAAGAATTTACGAACGAGGACGACACTGGCTGA
- a CDS encoding HalOD1 output domain-containing protein, which produces MSERGTPIKRADSSGEHTVLYTTELASANETTPVCAVVSAVATVEGTDPVELPPLYDAIDPDSLNQLFASGSECVNRISFDYAGYSIVVEATGTVQVRSV; this is translated from the coding sequence ATGTCAGAGCGTGGCACACCGATCAAGAGAGCTGACTCTTCAGGGGAGCATACTGTCCTGTACACGACTGAATTGGCGAGTGCTAACGAGACAACACCGGTTTGTGCGGTCGTTTCCGCAGTTGCAACCGTCGAAGGGACTGATCCTGTCGAACTGCCGCCCCTCTACGACGCGATCGATCCCGACTCGCTGAACCAACTATTCGCGTCAGGATCCGAGTGCGTGAATCGGATTTCGTTCGACTACGCTGGCTATTCTATCGTGGTGGAGGCCACCGGCACGGTTCAGGTCCGATCCGTCTAG
- a CDS encoding PAS domain S-box protein, protein MTKAPPADADSTVHTRIRQQEVVAELGQQALETGDLEQLMRDAASAIAETLETEYAHVLELCPGGEAVVLRHGVGWPDDLVGSATVPTGPDSQAGYTLHSERPVIVDDLRTEDRFSSPELLTDRDVVSGISVVVGSTEDPWGVLGTHTTERRTFTKHDANFVQSVANVLAAALEEARTKRKLRERESELEETFDRITDAFIGLDQDWDITYINNRGAELLDPEDQGLVGENFWDPFEPALGTTFEEEYRKTMATQEPTSFEEYYPPLGIWFEVHAYPSESGLSIYFRDVTERKEREQKLEESERRYRTLAEHFPNGIVTMFDEDLRYTLAAGQGFDEFPISSADAEGEAVEEVWPEHVADALRPAFRAALDGEQRVVEAEYVGREWVVHVVPLTDDQGTVFGGMTIAQDITERKEREQALEESEAKFRMLAENLEEMVWISDPETRAILYINPAYETIVGRDRESLYDDPTSFLDAVHPEDQPRMNDIYAEIPTSEFDEEYRIVRPDGEVRWLHGRTVPVRNGGLERIVGIAEDITERKEHERALEESERRYRTLVENFPNGAVGLFDEDLRYTVVGGELLAELGLTSDERVGTTVADVYPDEIVDEVEPHFEAALEGAANSFEVQYHDRDLFAHTVPVRNADDEIYAGMLVVQDVTERREYQRKLEASNERLEQFAYAASHDLQEPLRMVSSYLSLIDHRYGDDLDADGEEFLEYAVDGADRMREMIDGLLAYSRVDTQGDPLEPVELDAVIDDALENLQVMVEEHDAEIAVENLPRVEADESQLRQVFQNLVSNAIEYSGDEPPRIRVEAERSGRKQLISVHDEGIGIDPEDQDRVFEVFQRLHSREEHAGAGIGLALCQRIVERHGGRIWVDSEPGEGTTFSFTLPTATE, encoded by the coding sequence ATGACGAAAGCCCCTCCCGCGGATGCCGATTCGACGGTTCACACCCGGATCCGCCAACAGGAGGTCGTCGCCGAACTCGGACAGCAGGCCCTCGAGACGGGCGACCTCGAGCAGTTGATGCGCGACGCCGCCAGCGCGATCGCCGAGACGCTCGAGACCGAGTACGCGCACGTCCTCGAGTTGTGTCCCGGCGGCGAGGCGGTCGTGCTTCGCCACGGCGTGGGGTGGCCCGACGACCTCGTCGGGAGCGCGACGGTCCCGACGGGACCGGACTCGCAAGCGGGGTACACGCTCCACTCCGAGCGCCCGGTCATCGTCGACGATCTCCGAACCGAGGATCGGTTCTCCAGCCCCGAGTTGCTCACCGACCGCGACGTCGTCAGCGGGATCAGCGTCGTCGTCGGCTCGACGGAAGATCCGTGGGGGGTGCTGGGGACGCACACGACCGAGCGCCGAACGTTTACGAAACACGACGCGAACTTCGTCCAGAGCGTCGCGAACGTCCTCGCGGCGGCCCTCGAGGAAGCGCGGACGAAACGAAAGCTTCGCGAGCGGGAGAGCGAACTCGAGGAGACGTTCGACCGGATCACGGACGCGTTCATCGGGCTCGATCAGGACTGGGACATCACGTACATCAACAACCGCGGAGCGGAGTTGCTCGACCCCGAAGACCAGGGGCTGGTCGGCGAGAACTTCTGGGATCCGTTCGAACCGGCGCTCGGAACGACGTTCGAGGAGGAGTATCGGAAGACGATGGCGACCCAGGAACCGACGTCGTTCGAGGAGTACTACCCGCCCCTCGGGATCTGGTTCGAGGTCCACGCCTACCCCTCCGAGTCCGGGCTGTCGATCTACTTCCGGGACGTCACCGAACGCAAGGAGCGCGAGCAGAAACTCGAGGAGTCCGAACGCCGCTACCGGACGCTCGCTGAACACTTCCCGAACGGCATCGTCACGATGTTCGACGAGGATCTTCGCTATACCCTCGCGGCCGGGCAGGGGTTCGACGAGTTCCCCATCTCGTCGGCGGACGCCGAAGGAGAAGCGGTCGAGGAGGTGTGGCCCGAACACGTCGCCGACGCGCTCCGGCCCGCGTTCAGGGCCGCGCTCGACGGCGAGCAGCGAGTCGTCGAAGCGGAGTACGTCGGCCGGGAGTGGGTCGTCCACGTGGTGCCGCTCACCGACGACCAGGGAACCGTCTTCGGCGGGATGACAATCGCCCAGGACATCACCGAACGCAAGGAGCGCGAGCAGGCGCTCGAGGAGAGCGAGGCGAAGTTCCGCATGCTCGCCGAGAATTTGGAGGAGATGGTGTGGATCTCCGACCCCGAGACGAGGGCGATCCTCTACATCAATCCCGCCTACGAGACGATCGTGGGGCGCGACCGGGAGTCGCTGTACGACGACCCGACGTCGTTCCTCGACGCGGTACATCCGGAGGACCAGCCGCGCATGAACGACATCTACGCCGAGATCCCGACCAGCGAGTTCGACGAGGAGTACCGGATCGTCCGACCCGACGGAGAGGTCCGGTGGCTCCACGGCCGAACCGTTCCGGTCCGGAACGGGGGCCTCGAGCGAATCGTCGGCATCGCCGAGGACATCACCGAACGCAAGGAACACGAACGGGCGCTCGAGGAGTCCGAGCGCCGCTACCGGACGCTCGTCGAGAACTTCCCCAACGGTGCGGTCGGCCTGTTCGACGAGGATCTGCGGTACACCGTCGTCGGCGGCGAACTGTTGGCGGAGCTCGGCCTCACGTCGGACGAGCGGGTCGGGACGACCGTCGCCGACGTGTATCCCGACGAAATCGTCGACGAGGTCGAACCGCACTTCGAGGCCGCCCTCGAGGGAGCGGCCAACTCGTTCGAGGTACAGTACCACGACCGAGACCTGTTCGCGCACACGGTTCCCGTCAGGAACGCCGACGACGAGATCTACGCGGGGATGCTCGTGGTACAGGACGTCACCGAGCGGCGGGAGTATCAGCGCAAACTCGAGGCGTCGAACGAGCGGCTCGAACAGTTCGCGTACGCCGCCAGCCACGACCTGCAAGAGCCGTTGCGGATGGTCTCGAGTTACCTCTCGCTGATCGACCACCGGTACGGTGACGACCTCGACGCGGACGGCGAGGAGTTCCTCGAATACGCCGTCGACGGCGCCGACCGGATGCGCGAGATGATCGACGGCCTGCTCGCGTACTCCCGGGTCGACACGCAGGGCGATCCGCTCGAGCCGGTCGAACTGGACGCGGTGATCGACGACGCGCTCGAGAACCTGCAGGTGATGGTCGAGGAGCACGACGCCGAGATCGCCGTCGAGAACCTTCCCCGGGTCGAGGCCGACGAGAGCCAGCTCCGGCAGGTGTTTCAGAATCTCGTCTCCAACGCGATCGAGTACAGCGGCGACGAGCCACCGCGGATTCGCGTCGAGGCGGAACGGAGCGGGCGCAAGCAGTTGATTTCGGTCCATGACGAGGGGATCGGGATCGATCCCGAGGATCAGGATCGCGTCTTCGAGGTCTTCCAGCGACTCCACAGCCGCGAGGAACACGCGGGGGCGGGCATCGGGCTGGCGCTGTGTCAGCGAATCGTCGAACGCCACGGAGGTCGCATCTGGGTCGACTCCGAACCGGGCGAGGGGACGACGTTCTCGTTTACGCTTCCGACGGCGACCGAGTGA